The following coding sequences are from one uncultured Desulfobacter sp. window:
- a CDS encoding prepilin peptidase, with protein MGTQNQAIAPETVPDMKYPSSFYTTQHIPVPGKLHQGADGLVYGLIGALARRFEFTKTLESDAIKIHDRSMALSRVTNSQLKNKRQRLKHLFQTTKILPWESVKETLALLVETGDRSLGMRAYPVQIMGAMVMYKGGLAEMATGEGKTFAAVFPAILNAWTLKPCHIVTVNDYLAHRDATLMGPMYSACGIQTGFVTGDMDQKQRCENYAGNVVYTTSKELTADFLRDRLTLGRFHRPSRQLLRSLMDPVGVERDKPVMRGLHTAIVDEADSVLIDEAVTPLIISRPKENKPLVEASLCADAIGEQLEPGEDFSVVDKYKEIRITPQGFEKINTLTQSIDGIWKSAPRRAELIEQSLKARHFYIRDKQYIVQNDKIIIVDEFTGRIMPNRTWRQGMHQAVEAKEGVTMTHPSETISRLSFQKFFRLFTKLSGMTGTAREAASEFWHIYGLKVQPIPTNRPCRRKTLPPAVFPTANEKWTQIARAVAQCHKTLRPILIGTKSIKDSEHLADILREQHYDFNLLNAVNHKDEAAIIARAGTPGMITIATNMAGRGTDIKLGSGVSGLGGLHVIATECNDSGRIDRQLFGRCARQGDPGSVQAFASLEDELIHRFVPPKIRKVLISKQDKHHSLSDFLGKKITGYAQKKAQRQAFEQRKNVLKKDSWLEDALSFSGE; from the coding sequence ATGGGAACGCAAAATCAGGCAATTGCTCCAGAAACGGTACCGGATATGAAATACCCCTCCAGCTTTTATACGACACAACATATTCCTGTGCCCGGCAAACTCCACCAGGGGGCTGATGGCCTGGTCTACGGCCTTATCGGTGCCCTGGCAAGACGTTTTGAATTTACAAAAACCCTTGAATCCGACGCCATAAAAATCCATGACCGATCCATGGCGCTCAGCCGGGTCACAAATTCACAATTAAAAAACAAACGCCAAAGGTTAAAGCATCTATTTCAAACAACCAAGATCCTGCCCTGGGAAAGCGTCAAAGAAACCCTGGCGCTGCTGGTCGAAACCGGGGACAGATCACTGGGTATGCGGGCGTACCCCGTACAAATTATGGGGGCCATGGTCATGTACAAAGGCGGACTTGCCGAAATGGCCACAGGCGAAGGAAAAACCTTTGCTGCCGTATTCCCGGCCATTCTCAATGCCTGGACCCTGAAGCCCTGCCACATCGTCACCGTCAATGATTACCTTGCCCACCGAGATGCAACACTGATGGGGCCCATGTATAGCGCCTGTGGAATTCAAACGGGGTTCGTTACCGGAGATATGGATCAAAAACAGCGCTGCGAAAATTACGCAGGGAACGTTGTCTATACCACAAGCAAAGAACTGACAGCTGATTTTTTAAGGGACCGGCTGACGCTGGGCCGTTTCCACCGCCCATCCCGGCAGTTGCTGCGAAGTCTTATGGACCCCGTGGGCGTGGAAAGAGATAAACCGGTTATGAGGGGGCTGCATACCGCAATTGTGGATGAAGCAGACTCCGTACTCATTGATGAAGCCGTTACCCCGTTGATCATATCCAGGCCAAAAGAGAACAAGCCCCTGGTAGAGGCATCTCTTTGCGCCGATGCAATCGGGGAGCAGCTTGAGCCGGGAGAAGATTTCTCCGTGGTTGATAAATATAAAGAGATCAGGATCACCCCACAGGGATTTGAAAAAATTAACACCCTGACCCAAAGTATAGATGGAATCTGGAAAAGCGCTCCCAGAAGAGCAGAACTGATTGAGCAGTCACTCAAGGCCCGGCATTTTTATATTCGCGACAAGCAATATATTGTCCAGAATGATAAAATTATAATCGTGGATGAATTTACAGGCCGCATCATGCCGAACCGGACCTGGCGGCAGGGGATGCACCAGGCTGTTGAAGCCAAAGAAGGTGTGACAATGACACATCCCAGTGAAACCATTTCCAGATTAAGCTTCCAGAAATTTTTCCGTCTCTTTACCAAACTCAGCGGAATGACCGGTACAGCCAGAGAGGCGGCATCCGAATTCTGGCACATATACGGCCTTAAGGTTCAACCGATCCCGACCAACCGCCCCTGCCGCAGGAAAACGCTGCCGCCGGCCGTGTTCCCAACGGCAAATGAAAAATGGACACAAATTGCCCGGGCCGTGGCCCAATGCCATAAGACACTCAGGCCCATTCTCATCGGTACAAAAAGTATAAAGGACAGTGAACACCTTGCTGATATCCTTAGAGAGCAACATTATGACTTTAACCTCCTCAACGCCGTGAACCACAAAGATGAGGCCGCCATCATCGCAAGGGCCGGAACACCTGGAATGATCACCATTGCCACCAACATGGCAGGCCGTGGAACCGATATTAAACTTGGCAGCGGGGTATCCGGGCTGGGCGGCCTTCATGTTATTGCCACGGAGTGTAACGACTCCGGTCGAATTGACCGTCAGCTTTTCGGCAGATGCGCCAGGCAGGGAGATCCCGGAAGTGTCCAGGCCTTTGCATCCCTTGAAGACGAGTTGATACATCGGTTTGTTCCACCCAAAATCCGGAAAGTACTTATTTCAAAACAAGACAAACATCATTCTTTATCAGATTTTCTCGGTAAAAAAATAACCGGGTATGCACAAAAAAAGGCACAAAGACAGGCCTTTGAACAAAGAAAAAACGTCTTGAAAAAGGATTCTTGGCTGGAAGATGCACTCTCTTTTTCAGGGGAATGA